From the genome of Acidobacteriota bacterium, one region includes:
- a CDS encoding efflux RND transporter periplasmic adaptor subunit, with translation MTTNLRRFAAPMAAVVVTAALFTVTLWAQRSREAWPFAPAAQPAAPMEMPAAVSTPATGSTHDRVPIDGTASTVEQLGIRLETVARETLTQAVRAVATVVPDESRISHVHTRVSGWVEHLDVNTTGEMVRAGQPLAHIFSQELFSSQTEYLAIRRTTSASGITSVVVAGGRTRLGVLGMTPADIDAIERTGEPRRLFTVAAPRSGVVVNRGVTVGTSVDPSTTLLTIADLSRVWILAEVPEANIATVTIGTRATLDFPASGRTPFEARIDFIYPTLSERTRTLRVRLSAGNANGALRPGLYGTVAFESAGPSVITVPRDAVVDTGVQQHVFVATGDRYEPRAVTLGVQLADRVEIRTGLQEGEQVVAAGVFLLDSESRLRATGGGGGHSGHGAPATAKTPAPPATTPKTPAADPHAGHKQ, from the coding sequence ATGACTACCAACCTTCGTCGATTCGCTGCGCCAATGGCCGCCGTCGTGGTGACAGCCGCGCTCTTCACCGTCACCCTCTGGGCACAGCGCTCACGCGAGGCGTGGCCATTCGCGCCAGCCGCACAGCCAGCCGCTCCGATGGAGATGCCGGCCGCCGTCTCGACGCCGGCAACCGGATCGACTCACGATCGCGTTCCGATCGACGGCACGGCGTCGACCGTCGAGCAACTCGGCATTCGTCTCGAGACGGTGGCGCGCGAGACGCTGACACAAGCGGTGCGAGCCGTCGCCACCGTGGTGCCGGACGAATCGCGAATTTCCCACGTGCACACGCGGGTGTCGGGCTGGGTGGAACATCTCGACGTCAACACGACGGGCGAAATGGTCCGCGCCGGGCAACCCCTCGCGCACATTTTTTCGCAAGAGCTCTTCTCGTCCCAAACGGAGTACCTTGCCATCCGGCGGACGACCTCCGCATCCGGGATCACGAGCGTGGTCGTGGCTGGCGGACGGACGAGACTCGGCGTCTTGGGGATGACGCCAGCAGACATCGATGCCATCGAGCGGACGGGCGAGCCGAGGCGGCTGTTCACTGTTGCCGCCCCGCGGAGCGGCGTCGTCGTCAACCGTGGCGTGACCGTGGGCACCTCGGTGGATCCGTCAACCACGCTGCTGACGATTGCCGACCTGTCGCGGGTCTGGATTCTCGCAGAAGTACCAGAGGCGAACATAGCCACCGTCACCATTGGCACACGGGCCACCCTGGACTTTCCTGCCTCAGGCAGGACCCCGTTTGAGGCGCGGATCGACTTCATCTACCCGACCCTGTCTGAACGAACGCGCACGCTGCGTGTCCGCCTGTCTGCCGGCAATGCCAACGGCGCGCTCAGGCCTGGGCTATACGGCACCGTGGCATTCGAATCCGCTGGACCGTCAGTTATCACGGTGCCGCGTGACGCCGTCGTTGACACCGGCGTCCAGCAACACGTCTTCGTCGCCACGGGCGACCGATACGAGCCGAGAGCGGTCACGCTTGGCGTCCAATTAGCCGATCGCGTTGAGATCCGCACGGGGCTTCAAGAAGGGGAGCAGGTCGTCGCGGCCGGTGTGTTCCTGCTGGATTCTGAAAGCCGCCTGCGTGCGACCGGCGGCGGGGGTGGGCATAGCGGTCATGGCGCTCCGGCAACCGCCAAGACGCCAGCTCCGCCGGCCACGACCCCGAAGACGCCGGCCGCCGACCCACACGCTGGGCACAAGCAGTAG
- a CDS encoding glucoamylase family protein yields the protein MSHVIRSDFGETRLDALQRHSFGYFLNETNSANGLVADRTQPGAPASIAAVGFALAAYPVGVERGWMTRADAIERTLALLRFFWTSPQGTAPGMTGHKGFYYHFLEMTTGARAGLCELSTVDTGFLLAGMLAAAAYFDQDGEADLEIRTLADALYRRADWQWACNGGATLTHGWKPESGFLPYRWEGYDEAMLLYTLGLGSPTYPLPTESYAAWTSSYQWKNLFGYELLYGGALFIHQYSHVWVDFRGIQDAFARDKGIDYCENSRRATYVQQAYAIRNPLEFVGYGEHFWGLTASDGPGRTTQRVHGIERSFFDYVARGVPYGPDDGTVAPWAVVASLPFAPEIVLPTVEHFQDVYPQVTGEYCLRCSFNLTFPHEDDAGRGWTSPYHFGINVGPVVLMCENYRSGLLWRLMRACPYVVTGLRRAGFTNGWL from the coding sequence ATGTCTCATGTGATTCGATCTGACTTCGGCGAAACGAGGCTGGACGCGCTGCAGCGTCATTCTTTCGGGTACTTCCTGAACGAGACCAATTCTGCCAACGGTCTGGTGGCGGACAGAACACAGCCTGGCGCCCCGGCGAGCATCGCGGCCGTCGGCTTCGCGCTGGCGGCGTATCCGGTCGGCGTCGAACGGGGATGGATGACACGCGCCGACGCGATCGAACGAACACTCGCGCTTCTGCGGTTCTTCTGGACCAGCCCTCAGGGAACGGCGCCCGGCATGACCGGTCACAAAGGGTTCTACTACCACTTCCTCGAGATGACCACCGGAGCACGCGCCGGTTTGTGCGAGTTGTCGACCGTCGATACCGGTTTCCTGTTGGCCGGGATGCTGGCCGCCGCGGCGTATTTCGATCAGGACGGAGAGGCCGATCTGGAGATTCGCACGTTGGCCGACGCGCTTTATCGCCGCGCCGACTGGCAATGGGCGTGCAATGGCGGCGCGACGCTCACTCATGGGTGGAAGCCTGAGAGCGGCTTTCTGCCCTACCGATGGGAGGGCTACGACGAGGCCATGCTCTTGTACACGCTCGGTCTGGGCTCGCCAACGTATCCGCTGCCAACGGAGAGCTACGCCGCGTGGACTTCCAGCTATCAGTGGAAAAACCTTTTCGGTTACGAACTGCTCTACGGCGGCGCTCTCTTCATTCATCAGTACTCGCACGTCTGGGTGGACTTTCGCGGGATCCAGGATGCCTTTGCGCGAGACAAGGGGATCGACTACTGCGAGAACAGCCGCCGCGCGACCTACGTCCAGCAGGCGTACGCGATCCGGAACCCGCTTGAGTTCGTGGGCTACGGCGAGCACTTCTGGGGACTGACCGCGAGCGACGGACCGGGCAGGACGACGCAGCGGGTTCACGGCATCGAGCGCTCGTTCTTTGACTACGTCGCCCGTGGCGTGCCGTATGGCCCGGACGACGGAACCGTCGCGCCGTGGGCGGTGGTTGCCTCGCTCCCGTTCGCCCCGGAGATCGTGCTGCCCACCGTTGAGCATTTTCAGGACGTCTATCCACAGGTCACGGGGGAGTATTGCCTTCGGTGCAGCTTCAATCTGACTTTTCCGCACGAGGACGACGCCGGGCGCGGCTGGACCTCGCCGTACCATTTCGGGATCAACGTCGGTCCGGTGGTGCTGATGTGCGAGAACTACCGCTCGGGCTTGCTCTGGCGGCTGATGCGCGCGTGTCCCTACGTGGTGACGGGACTGCGGCGGGCGGGTTTCACGAATGGTTGGCTATGA
- a CDS encoding heavy metal translocating P-type ATPase — protein MKTSVLDVHAMLSVWSVDDVEQRIGEVPGVESVTVNHAAGNATVRYDETRLEIADIKSAVRRAGYESSAPAVPASGDDHDDHAAPATTLSPAVAGAPAAVPAPATPKPPPAAPAEVPAPATPTAKGHEGHAKAGAPPAMSADMAHELGHSGGDLESMVRDMRNRFLICLVFTIPLFVYSPMGMFTPPAPPFGLDLNVWLFGFATLAIVYPSWPFFVSAWRAIRKGTLGMAALVVLSVGTGYLFSVGATFIFKGGGQFYEAVAVLLVFILLGHWLEMRARAGASSAIKALMNLTPAMATVFRNGAEAEVPTAEVLAGEIVVIRPGNKIPVDGTVETGESLVDESMLTGESMPVQKGPGATVIGATINKSGTFRYKATKVGADSALAQIVKLVQEAQNSKAPAQLLADRAAQWLVIAAIVVGLVTFAVWFWWIGQPLLFAVTLTITVFVIACPDALGLATPMAVMVGTGLGAANGILFKNASALEDATKLNVIVFDKTGTLTVGQPEVVEIVAADGISEDVLLTAAAAVEQGSDHPLAQAIVRRSAHLTVVAPTGFESLDGMGARAETAAGTVFLGNRLLMDTQKLSLGTLEAQATRLQGDGRTVVHVSQAARVIGLIAIADAIRPTSKAAVAKLRERKIEVVMLTGDNAATAKRIAADLGIDSVLADVLPAQKADKVKELQATGKKVGMVGDGVNDAPALTQANVGFAIGAGTDVAMDSADVVLMKSDPYDIVAAIELSRATLRKMHQNLWWAVGYNVIAFPIAAGVFYPFVLSPEVAALSMSGSTLVVAINALMLKRTKLAGIRQPGEKAAA, from the coding sequence ATGAAAACCAGCGTTCTTGACGTGCACGCCATGCTGTCGGTCTGGAGCGTGGACGACGTGGAACAGCGGATTGGCGAGGTGCCCGGCGTCGAAAGCGTGACCGTTAATCATGCGGCCGGAAACGCCACCGTCCGCTACGACGAAACGCGACTCGAGATCGCCGATATCAAATCGGCGGTGCGCCGAGCCGGGTATGAGTCGTCCGCGCCGGCCGTGCCTGCCTCCGGCGACGACCACGACGACCACGCGGCACCAGCCACCACCCTCTCACCAGCCGTCGCCGGTGCGCCTGCTGCCGTGCCCGCGCCCGCGACCCCGAAACCGCCGCCGGCCGCTCCCGCCGAAGTGCCCGCCCCCGCAACTCCCACTGCCAAGGGTCACGAGGGCCACGCGAAGGCTGGCGCGCCGCCCGCCATGTCGGCGGACATGGCACATGAACTGGGCCACAGTGGCGGAGACCTGGAGTCGATGGTGCGCGACATGCGCAACCGTTTCCTGATCTGCCTGGTCTTCACGATTCCCCTCTTTGTCTACTCGCCGATGGGCATGTTTACCCCGCCCGCGCCACCCTTTGGCCTTGACCTCAACGTCTGGCTCTTCGGCTTTGCCACGCTCGCCATCGTCTATCCCAGCTGGCCGTTCTTCGTCTCTGCCTGGCGCGCGATCAGGAAGGGCACCCTCGGCATGGCCGCGCTGGTGGTGCTGAGCGTCGGCACCGGTTATCTCTTCAGCGTCGGCGCCACGTTCATCTTCAAGGGCGGCGGGCAGTTCTATGAAGCCGTGGCCGTTTTGCTGGTGTTCATCCTGCTCGGCCACTGGCTGGAGATGCGGGCCCGCGCCGGGGCCTCGTCCGCCATCAAGGCGTTGATGAACCTCACGCCGGCGATGGCGACCGTGTTTCGCAACGGCGCCGAGGCTGAAGTGCCGACGGCCGAGGTGCTGGCGGGGGAGATTGTCGTGATCCGGCCGGGCAACAAGATTCCCGTCGACGGCACCGTCGAGACTGGTGAATCCCTGGTCGACGAGTCGATGCTCACGGGCGAGTCGATGCCGGTGCAGAAGGGGCCTGGCGCCACGGTGATCGGTGCCACCATCAACAAGAGCGGCACCTTTCGCTACAAGGCCACGAAGGTCGGGGCGGATTCGGCGCTGGCGCAGATCGTCAAGCTGGTACAAGAGGCCCAGAACTCAAAGGCGCCGGCACAGCTGCTTGCAGACCGCGCCGCGCAGTGGCTGGTGATCGCCGCCATCGTCGTCGGCCTCGTGACTTTTGCGGTGTGGTTCTGGTGGATTGGTCAGCCGCTGCTGTTCGCGGTCACGCTGACGATCACGGTCTTCGTGATCGCCTGCCCGGATGCATTGGGACTGGCCACACCGATGGCGGTGATGGTGGGGACCGGCCTCGGCGCCGCGAACGGCATTCTCTTCAAGAACGCGTCCGCGCTCGAAGACGCCACCAAGCTGAACGTGATCGTCTTTGACAAGACCGGTACTCTCACTGTCGGCCAACCGGAGGTCGTTGAAATCGTTGCGGCAGACGGGATCAGCGAGGACGTGCTGCTGACGGCCGCAGCCGCTGTTGAGCAGGGCTCCGATCACCCATTGGCCCAGGCCATCGTGCGCCGGTCCGCGCACCTCACGGTCGTGGCACCGACAGGCTTCGAAAGCCTCGACGGCATGGGCGCGCGCGCCGAGACCGCCGCCGGCACGGTGTTTCTCGGCAATCGCCTGCTGATGGATACGCAGAAGCTCTCGCTCGGTACGCTGGAGGCCCAGGCTACCCGCCTGCAGGGCGATGGCCGCACCGTCGTCCATGTGTCGCAGGCCGCTCGCGTGATCGGCCTGATTGCCATCGCCGATGCGATCAGGCCCACCTCTAAGGCCGCCGTGGCCAAGCTGCGCGAACGCAAGATCGAAGTGGTGATGCTGACCGGAGACAACGCGGCCACCGCCAAACGGATCGCCGCGGATCTCGGCATCGACAGCGTGTTGGCCGACGTGCTACCGGCTCAGAAGGCCGACAAGGTGAAGGAGCTGCAGGCCACGGGGAAGAAGGTCGGGATGGTCGGTGACGGCGTCAACGACGCGCCCGCGCTGACTCAGGCCAACGTCGGATTTGCGATTGGCGCCGGCACCGACGTGGCGATGGACAGCGCCGATGTCGTGCTGATGAAGAGCGACCCGTATGACATCGTCGCCGCGATCGAGCTGTCGCGGGCGACGTTGCGAAAGATGCACCAGAACCTGTGGTGGGCCGTTGGCTACAACGTGATCGCCTTCCCGATCGCGGCCGGTGTGTTCTATCCGTTCGTACTGAGTCCGGAGGTCGCGGCGCTGTCCATGTCCGGCAGCACCCTCGTCGTGGCTATCAATGCGCTGATGCTGAAGCGCACCAAGCTGGCGGGAATTCGTCAGCCCGGCGAGAAGGCGGCCGCATGA
- a CDS encoding cation transporter produces the protein MKTSVMEVHDMLSVLSVEGVEQRIGEVPGVESVTVNFAAGNATVRYDETRLEVADIKSAVRQSGYESAAPAAAPGDSHEGHKEPGAPPATQGPAATKTPPAAPANVGAASTGAAPLNKETAAKTAAPSTPEGGSKESTPST, from the coding sequence ATGAAAACGAGCGTAATGGAAGTGCACGACATGCTGTCGGTCTTGAGCGTGGAGGGCGTGGAACAACGGATTGGCGAGGTGCCGGGTGTCGAAAGCGTGACCGTGAATTTCGCCGCAGGAAACGCCACCGTGCGCTACGACGAAACCCGGCTCGAGGTCGCCGATATCAAGTCGGCCGTGCGCCAGAGTGGGTATGAGTCGGCCGCGCCCGCCGCCGCGCCGGGCGACAGTCACGAAGGCCACAAAGAGCCAGGCGCGCCGCCTGCTACCCAGGGACCGGCTGCGACGAAGACGCCCCCGGCCGCACCAGCCAACGTGGGCGCGGCTTCGACAGGCGCCGCACCACTAAACAAAGAGACCGCGGCGAAGACCGCGGCGCCATCAACACCTGAAGGAGGCTCCAAAGAGTCGACGCCATCGACCTGA
- a CDS encoding TolC family protein, producing the protein MQGSTAGRFVVVLVIVTMLQTPSAVAQATSALQSPLSLADVIRLAGERRDEIHAARARTLAAEARPAIVSALADPMISPSLDHLPFMLDGADFSVTIEQQIPLSGIRGHRRASALADVDRLRAEANRTTLDVGIQAANGFLMLQERRRTSALVDEQLGFARDVVTAANARYGGGTAPQADVLRAEVEVARLAAFAKALVAEVRGAEAMLNASLALDADLPVPALIPLAFALPVPDWTAIKTALVSRPELVAGRAEIARADAEVLVMRDMYRPMATIRTGPAYTMAEGRGWMAMVGVSLPIWRGKLRAGVAEAQAMRVMSEADLRAMTRMIEGDAAVAVNQLRAAWDRQAALASDVLPRARMVIEPAVAGYAAGQLPLVSVIEAVQALWRVQADLIAADTELGLAWARLGRAIGSYEAIIQ; encoded by the coding sequence ATGCAAGGTTCCACAGCCGGTCGATTCGTTGTCGTTCTCGTCATCGTGACGATGCTCCAGACGCCCTCTGCTGTCGCCCAGGCGACATCTGCGCTGCAATCCCCGCTTAGCCTAGCCGACGTCATTCGCTTAGCCGGTGAACGCAGGGATGAGATCCACGCCGCCCGCGCGCGCACTCTCGCCGCCGAGGCGCGACCGGCCATCGTGTCAGCGCTCGCCGACCCGATGATCTCCCCCTCGCTTGATCACCTGCCCTTCATGCTGGACGGCGCTGATTTCAGCGTCACCATCGAGCAGCAGATTCCGCTCTCCGGTATCCGCGGGCATCGCCGCGCGTCAGCGCTTGCTGATGTCGATCGGCTACGAGCTGAAGCCAACCGGACGACCCTCGATGTGGGGATCCAGGCCGCCAACGGATTTCTAATGCTGCAGGAGCGTCGTCGTACGTCGGCCCTGGTCGACGAACAACTTGGCTTCGCGCGGGATGTCGTGACCGCGGCCAACGCGCGCTACGGCGGCGGCACGGCTCCACAGGCAGACGTGTTGCGCGCCGAGGTCGAGGTGGCACGCCTGGCGGCCTTCGCAAAGGCACTCGTCGCGGAAGTGCGGGGCGCCGAGGCAATGCTCAATGCGAGCCTCGCCTTGGATGCCGACCTGCCAGTGCCAGCACTCATCCCACTCGCTTTCGCTCTCCCGGTTCCGGACTGGACCGCCATCAAGACCGCGCTGGTCTCGCGGCCGGAACTGGTCGCCGGGCGCGCCGAGATCGCGCGCGCCGACGCTGAGGTGCTCGTGATGCGCGACATGTACCGCCCGATGGCGACTATCCGCACGGGACCGGCGTACACCATGGCCGAGGGCCGAGGCTGGATGGCGATGGTGGGCGTCAGCCTGCCGATATGGCGCGGCAAGCTACGCGCTGGTGTCGCCGAAGCGCAGGCGATGCGAGTGATGTCTGAAGCCGACTTGCGAGCAATGACTCGAATGATCGAGGGCGATGCCGCCGTCGCGGTCAACCAACTCCGGGCCGCGTGGGATCGGCAAGCGGCGCTCGCCAGCGATGTCCTGCCGCGCGCCCGCATGGTCATCGAACCGGCCGTCGCCGGCTACGCAGCGGGCCAACTGCCACTCGTCAGCGTGATTGAAGCCGTGCAAGCTCTGTGGCGGGTCCAGGCCGACCTGATTGCCGCCGACACCGAACTGGGTCTTGCCTGGGCGCGTCTCGGGCGGGCAATCGGATCGTACGAGGCGATCATCCAATGA
- a CDS encoding DUF5676 family membrane protein, producing MLNIKVVSWSLGLFAAISFVLCVIYGLIVPPSLHMAPFLEAVLPAFKWLTLGGFILGLIESFLYGVYAGLVFVPIHNFLTRRWGRPQP from the coding sequence ATGCTGAATATCAAAGTCGTGAGTTGGTCACTGGGACTGTTCGCCGCGATCAGCTTCGTCCTGTGTGTCATCTACGGATTGATCGTGCCGCCGAGTTTGCATATGGCGCCATTCCTGGAGGCGGTCTTACCGGCTTTCAAGTGGCTGACTCTTGGGGGCTTCATCCTCGGGTTGATTGAGAGCTTTCTCTACGGCGTCTACGCCGGACTCGTGTTTGTTCCCATCCACAACTTTCTGACCCGCCGTTGGGGCAGGCCACAACCATGA
- a CDS encoding DUF2933 domain-containing protein: protein MAWLTENWFWLLVFVGFIAMHVFGHGGHGGHLSHGGGDRQRNRDEKDVARGRAVTTTAIGHRH, encoded by the coding sequence ATGGCATGGCTTACGGAAAACTGGTTCTGGTTGCTGGTCTTTGTCGGTTTCATCGCGATGCACGTGTTCGGGCACGGCGGGCACGGCGGCCATCTCAGTCATGGTGGGGGTGATCGTCAGCGAAACCGGGATGAGAAAGACGTAGCGCGAGGTCGCGCCGTGACCACGACTGCCATCGGGCATCGGCACTAA
- a CDS encoding cupin domain-containing protein, translating to MEFDLPAETHRLHTESTWSAGHNARTLIKYDDLRVVLIALHASARLPTHKTEGRISIHVLSGHVQVKAAERTFSLRPGGLIALDQGVPHEVEALEESAFLLTLAWPGRG from the coding sequence ATGGAATTCGACCTGCCGGCCGAGACCCATCGCTTGCACACTGAGTCGACCTGGAGCGCAGGTCACAACGCCCGAACGCTAATCAAGTACGACGACCTCCGGGTCGTCCTGATCGCGCTCCACGCAAGCGCGCGTCTCCCCACACACAAGACCGAAGGGCGGATCTCGATTCACGTGCTGTCAGGCCACGTCCAGGTGAAGGCCGCAGAGCGGACGTTCAGTCTTCGCCCCGGCGGCTTGATCGCACTCGATCAGGGCGTGCCCCATGAGGTCGAAGCACTTGAAGAGAGCGCGTTTCTGCTCACGCTCGCCTGGCCGGGGCGGGGATGA